Part of the Terriglobales bacterium genome is shown below.
CACGAGGAAAAGGAAAAGCCCGCGGCCGAGCTGGTGGGAATCACCGCAATCGCGAACTGATAAAGGAGCAGGAGAGTTCTTATGACCACGACATCGGGAAACGGCGTGAAGCTACCCATCTACATGGACAACCATGCCACCACGCCCATGGATCCGCGGGTGCTGGAAGAGATGCTGCCCTACTTCACCGAGAAGTTCGGCAACTCCGCCAGCCGCAACCACTCCTTCGGGTGGGAGGCGGAGCAGGGAGTAGAGCAGGCGCGGGAGCGCATCGCCAAGCTGGTGGGCGCCACCGCCAAGGAGATCATCTTCACCTCCGGAGCCACGGAGAGCGACAACCTGGCCCTCAAGGGCGTGGCCGAGATGTACAAGGAGAAGGGCAACCACATCATCACCGCGGTTACCGAGCACAAGGCGATCCTCGATACCTGTAAGCGCCTGGAGAAGTACGGCTACCGCGTGACCTATCTCCCCGTAAAGGGCGACGGCCTGGTCGACCTGGAAGACCTGAAGCGCGCCATCGACGACAAGACCATCCTGGTCAGCATCATGTTCGCGAACAACGAGATCGGCGTGATCCAGCCGGTGGAGCAGATCGGCGCCATCTGCCGCGAGCGCGGCGTGCTCTTCCACACCGACGCCACCCAGGCCGTGGGCAAAGTCCCGGTGGACGTGAACAAGCAGAAGATCGACCTGATGTCCATCTCCGCCCACAAGATGTACGGGCCCAAGGGCGTCGGGGCGCTGTACGTGCGGCGCAAGAACCCGCGGGTGCAGATCTCGGCCATGATCGACGGCGGCGGACACGAGCGCGGCATGCGCTCCGGCACCCTGGCCGTGCCCAACATCGTCGGCTTGGGCAAGGCCTGCGAACTCTGCATGCAGGAGATGCCCGAGGAGTCGAAGCGCCTGGCGGCGCTGCGCGACCGCTTGCGCAGCCGCATCGAGAAGGACCTCGACGAGGTCTACGTCAACGGCACCATGGAGCACCGCCTGCCCGGCAACCTCAACATGAGCTTCGCTTACGTGGAGGGCGAGTCGCTGCTCA
Proteins encoded:
- a CDS encoding IscS subfamily cysteine desulfurase, with the protein product MTTTSGNGVKLPIYMDNHATTPMDPRVLEEMLPYFTEKFGNSASRNHSFGWEAEQGVEQARERIAKLVGATAKEIIFTSGATESDNLALKGVAEMYKEKGNHIITAVTEHKAILDTCKRLEKYGYRVTYLPVKGDGLVDLEDLKRAIDDKTILVSIMFANNEIGVIQPVEQIGAICRERGVLFHTDATQAVGKVPVDVNKQKIDLMSISAHKMYGPKGVGALYVRRKNPRVQISAMIDGGGHERGMRSGTLAVPNIVGLGKACELCMQEMPEESKRLAALRDRLRSRIEKDLDEVYVNGTMEHRLPGNLNMSFAYVEGESLLMGISDIAVSSGSACTSATLEPSYVLKALGTGDDLAHSSIRFGLGRFNTEAEVDYVSDKMTEVVKRLRELSPLYEMAKEGIDLKKVSWAATPDH